Within the Trichocoleus sp. FACHB-46 genome, the region ATCGCCCCGCCTTACAGTTCTTGCTGAGTCGCCTGCTGAACCCTAACCTCGATTGGCGCTTAGCAACTGGAGGGGTACGCATTCAAGTCCTAGATCGAGAGGATTTGTTGCACATCATGAGCGATGCGCCCGTTTGCCCCAAACAAAAGCAGGTGGGGCCAGCCGTCGCTAAATTTGTGCGGCAACTCCAGATTCCGAATGTGTCGGGAATTCGAGTTTATGGTCGTCGGGCGGGTCAAAAGCGCCCCTTGTGGAGTTATGGTGCTGACTTTGCGACTCGCGATCGCCTCGTGCCAGAGGCAACCCCAGAGTTTGCCGCTTCTGATGCCTATGTCAATGAGTTATTGACCCAACCGAATGAAATTGGTCTCCGCCCAGAACTAACGTCCGAAGCTTTACAAGCAGCCCTGAGCCAAACGACCCAGCGAGTGACTCACAGGCTGCAACAACTTTTGCTGCGATCGCAGTTGTTCTTGCCTAGCGACCAACCTTTGGGGCAACAAGCAGGCTACAAAGGCGCAGCAGTCGCTGTCGTTTGGGGCACCTTAGGACTGCTGTTAACCCTGCAAGCAGACTGGGTTTTGGGTCAAATTCTCCAAGTCAGAACTAATGTAGCTTCGGTAGATGCTCGGCCCAAAACTGCGTCAACGAAAGCATCTACAGCCACAAAATCTGTTGCTAGTAAATCCCGTCCACCCTTGGCTGTGCCTAAACCCCCAGCATCATTAAAGAAATCTCCGGGGGAGGATAAAACAGCCTTTAATGCGTCTGGTTTTACCGAGTCGATTCCACCAGCGGCATCCTTGGCAGACGAGACTGGAATTGCTGCAAAGCCTTTACCTGCCGAACCGCTGAAAGCGACTGCCACCTCGGTTGCCATTTTGGCCGCAGCGCGATCGCCTTATCCAACCTTCAACAGTCGGCAATTAGATGAAAAGTTGGCGCTCTACTACCAGCGTCTTGCGGAATCTGGCCCCCCCGATATCCTGATCATCGGGAGTTCTAGAGCCTTGCGAGGCGTTGATCCTGCTGCCTTACAGAAAGCTTTGGCGGCTCAAGGCTATGCTGGCTTGAGTGTATTTAATTTTGGCGTGAACGGGGCCACGGCTCAAGTGGTAGACGTGATTTTGCGCCAGGTGCTCACGCCTGCCCAGATGCCGAAGTTGATTGTGTGGGCAGATGGTGCCCGAGCCTTTAACAGTGGTCGAGTTGATATTACCTACAATGCGATCGCGGCTTCTGAGGGGTATCGGCAAGTTTTAGCGGGTACAGTTCCTGATACACCCAGTGGTACCGCATCGTCCGCTGCAACTACAGTCGCAACGAGCAACCTGAGTACTGCAACTCCAGCGGGAACTCCCGCCGATACCAACAAAACGGTAGGCACTTCTTTAGCGGCTAGTTATCAAGCGTTGAACCAATGGATGAACGAATCCTTAGGCGCTTTTTCTGCGACCTATGCTCAGCGCGACCAGTTGAAACAGTTGTTGCAGCAACAGTGGGCGGGTGTATTAAAGCCGGAGCCAACTTTAGAGCAATTGCTAGCGACTCAAGGGCAGTTTGGGGCAAAATCAGCGTCACCGAATGCCGAGGGAGTTGAGACAGATTCACTCCTCTACGCGATCGACTTTGATGGCTTCTTGCCGCTGTCTCTGCGGTTTAATCCTGCTACTTACTATCAGAAATACGCCAAAGTTTCGGGTGACTATGATAGCGACTATGACTCTTTTGAGCTGAAAGGCAAACAGACCCAAGCGCTGGCGTCTTTAGTGCAGTTTACGCAAGCGAAGCAAATTCCTCTAGTCTTTGTGAACTTACCCCTGACCAAAGATTACTTGGATGCGGTGCGGATGGAACATGAAGAACAGTTTCGGCAGCAGATGCTCCGACTCGCCACTGAGAACGGATTTGTCTTTCGAGATTTGAGCCAACTGTGGCCGGCTGAAAATGACTATTTTTCTGACCCGAGCCACCTAAATCGCTATGGTGCCTACGAAGTCTCGAACC harbors:
- a CDS encoding DUF1574 domain-containing protein; the protein is MLNVNERASGRQAVITQWVVRAINLQGVQVQVRFRGNLVHVLCEGHQAPDSVVVMSRVVEALSQADLAALLPPDPHPIYQIFLYGRGFSSDRPSWSEPIYLNQLDRHLEQLKHLQPPPPDLSSFTLRQPPIRSRFNSTTSDSTTTAVKAGLTTQKSNRPPGSPATATQPKAPAPSAPPQSTSAAGTALLVPNRTLAKQGRPDAIARYLSETLGAMGVAVEVTAKAIPCTPDAATDSQHRNQRLWIICEAPYSPDPASLAEPIAQKLRGLELDSFRDALVFSQVSGEPRPDWRLQVDLTPPDEMLKEWARWGDVQAIARLLNCPLVADQVEVVAELKESTLHLLCSLKSAKPSSSPNSSAAPASGAPSQATVIPTISTLLEALAPQGIHAATLYGQVAGQEAPAWVDWLNLPAAQHGALAESALGLAQQGDRPALQFLLSRLLNPNLDWRLATGGVRIQVLDREDLLHIMSDAPVCPKQKQVGPAVAKFVRQLQIPNVSGIRVYGRRAGQKRPLWSYGADFATRDRLVPEATPEFAASDAYVNELLTQPNEIGLRPELTSEALQAALSQTTQRVTHRLQQLLLRSQLFLPSDQPLGQQAGYKGAAVAVVWGTLGLLLTLQADWVLGQILQVRTNVASVDARPKTASTKASTATKSVASKSRPPLAVPKPPASLKKSPGEDKTAFNASGFTESIPPAASLADETGIAAKPLPAEPLKATATSVAILAAARSPYPTFNSRQLDEKLALYYQRLAESGPPDILIIGSSRALRGVDPAALQKALAAQGYAGLSVFNFGVNGATAQVVDVILRQVLTPAQMPKLIVWADGARAFNSGRVDITYNAIAASEGYRQVLAGTVPDTPSGTASSAATTVATSNLSTATPAGTPADTNKTVGTSLAASYQALNQWMNESLGAFSATYAQRDQLKQLLQQQWAGVLKPEPTLEQLLATQGQFGAKSASPNAEGVETDSLLYAIDFDGFLPLSLRFNPATYYQKYAKVSGDYDSDYDSFELKGKQTQALASLVQFTQAKQIPLVFVNLPLTKDYLDAVRMEHEEQFRQQMLRLATENGFVFRDLSQLWPAENDYFSDPSHLNRYGAYEVSNRLAQDPLVPWPRSQTSASNTP